From Vitis vinifera cultivar Pinot Noir 40024 chromosome 14, ASM3070453v1, a single genomic window includes:
- the LOC100241216 gene encoding PI-PLC X domain-containing protein At5g67130 produces MGLAGNLLFLLVSLIFCAVATADCSNGGCQLHDKCSSHGDCAAGLFCFSCSELFSDNTCVRSTVTNQFSLLNNSLPFNKYSFLTTHNSFAISGEPSHTGFPRLTTTCQEDSVTDQLRSGVRGLMLDAYDFKGDVWLCHSFDGKCFDFTAFGPAIDTFKEIEAFLSANPTEIVTLILEDYVRTPNALTKVFTDAGLMKYWFPVKSMPQNGQDWPLVSDMIAKNQRLVVFTSAKYKENSEGIAYQWNYMVENQYGDGGLQSGNCTARGESPPLNDMTKSLVLVNYFLSVPLKLPTCELNSKTLLSMLDTCHGAAGNRWANFVAVDFYKRSDGGGTFQAVDTMNGELLCGSRDVRACLPISP; encoded by the exons ATGGGGCTTGCAGGGAACCTGCTTTTCCTATTAGTTTCATTAATCTTCTGTGCTGTTGCAACTGCAGATTGCTCCAATGGGGGCTGCCAG CTTCACGATAAATGCTCGTCGCATGGAGACTGCGCTGCTGGACTCTTCTGCTTCTCCTGCAGTGAACTATTCTCAGACAATACATGCGTTAGATCAACTGTTACCAATCAGTTCTCTCTTCTA AATAATTCTCTTCCTTTCAACAAGTATTCATTCTTGACAACCCATAATTCTTTCGCCATCTCTGGAGAACCATCTCATACCGGATTTCCCCGACTTACTACTACATGTCAAGAAGATAGTGTCACCGATCAGCTAAGA AGTGGGGTCCGGGGCCTCATGCTGGACGCTTATGATTTCAAAGGAGATGTATGGTTGTGCCATTCTTTTGACGGGAAGTGCTTTGATTTCACAGCCTTT GGTCCAGCTATAGACactttcaaggaaattgaagCTTTCCTATCAGCAAATCCAACAGAAATTGTTACATTGATATTAGAAGACTATGTTAGAACCCCAAATGCATTAACCAAGGTATTTACAGATGCGGGTTTGATGAAATATTGGTTCCCTGTGAAAAGCATGCCACAAAATGGTCAGGATTGGCCCCTTGTTAGCGACATGATTGCAAAGAATCAAAGGCTAGTTGTATTCACTTCAGCtaaatataaggaaaatagTGAAGGAATCGCTTACCAGTGGAATTACATGGTGGAGAATCAGT ATGGGGATGGTGGACTTCAAAGTGGAAACTGCACTGCTAGGGGAGAATCGCCGCCCCTTAACGACATGACTAAATCTTTGGTtttggtaaattattttttgtctgTGCCCCTTAAGCTGCCCACATGTGAACTAAACTCGAAAACTCTCCTTAGTATGCTTGACACATGTCATGGTGCTGCTGGCAACCGATGGGCAAACTTTGTTGCAGTTGATTTTTACAAG AGGAGTGATGGAGGAGGAACATTTCAAGCTGTAGACACTATGAATGGGGAGCTGTTGTGTGGCAGCAGGGATGTCCGTGCATGTTTG CCTATATCTCCATGA
- the LOC100246342 gene encoding PI-PLC X domain-containing protein At5g67130: protein MGLGANLFFILLSFFFSVATACTNGKCRLLDECSTDEDCGAGLYCFSCPQGFSGSRCVRSSITDQFKVLNNSLPFNKYAFLTTHNSYAIDGEQSHTGVPRLTFTNQEDSVTQQLNNGARGLMLDTYDFEGDVWLCHSFGGECHDYTAFGPAIDTLREVEAFLSANPVEIVTLILEDYVKAPNGLTKVFTDAGLMKYWFPVTSMPQNGEDWPLVSDMVAQNQRLIVFTSIKSKQESEGIAYQWNYMVENQYGDGGMHRGNCPARGESSPLNDGAKSLVLVNYFKTIPLKQPTCQQNSGDLINMLQTCYGAAGNRWANFVAVDYYKRSEGGGSFQAIDTMNAKLLCGCDDIHACVALSTSGACTPS, encoded by the exons atgggtCTTGGAGCAAACTTGTTTTTCATCCTACTTTCGTTTTTCTTCAGCGTGGCAACTGCTTGCACCAATGGGAAATGCAGG CTGCTGGATGAATGCTCGACGGATGAAGATTGTGGAGCTGGACTCTATTGCTTCTCTTGTCCTCAAGGATTTTCTGGGTCTAGATGTGTTAGATCAAGCATTACAGACCAATTCAAGGTTTTG AACAATTCTCTTCCATTCAACAAATATGCATTTTTAACAACCCACAATTCTTACGCCATTGATGGAGAGCAATCTCATACTGGAGTTCCTCGGCTTACCTTTACCAACCAAGAAGATAGCGTCACTCAACAGCTAAAT AATGGAGCTCGAGGCTTAATGCTGGATACCTATGATTTTGAGGGAGATGTATGGCTGTGCCATTCTTTTGGAGGAGAATGCCACGACTACACTGCATTT GGGCCAGCTATAGACACTCTGAGGGAGGTTGAAGCATTTTTATCAGCAAATCCTGTGGAGATCGTAACATTGATATTAGAGGACTATGTTAAAGCCCCAAATGGATTAACCAAGGTCTTCACCGATGCGGGGTTGATGAAATACTGGTTTCCAGTGACAAGTATGCCTCAGAATGGTGAGGATTGGCCGCTTGTCAGCGACATGGTTGCTCAGAATCAAAGGCTAATCGTATTCACTTCAATTAAATCCAAGCAAGAGAGTGAGGGGATTGCTTACCAGTGGAATTACATGGTTGAAAATCAGT ATGGGGATGGTGGAATGCACCGAGGGAACTGCCCTGCGAGGGGAGAATCGTCCCCGCTGAACGACGGGGCTAAATCTTTGGTCTTGGTAAACTACTTCAAAACCATTCCCCTTAAGCAGCCCACATGCCAACAAAACTCAGGAGACCTCATTAACATGCTCCAGACATGTTATGGAGCTGCCGGCAACCGATGGGCCAACTTCGTCGCCGTTGATTATTacaag AGGAGTGAAGGAGGAGGATCATTCCAAGCCATAGACACTATGAATGCAAAACTGCTATGTGGGTGCGATGATATCCATGCCTGTGTG GCCTTGTCTACCTCTGGAGCCTGCACCCCCTCATAA
- the LOC100258293 gene encoding uncharacterized protein LOC100258293, producing MGRWVIPEVYPLLGAMAIVGGMVVFSLGRHVTMNPDVRISKEGRKQAVLDNADEGERYAEHGLRKFLRTRTPEIFPKLNRFFSDPEKST from the exons ATGGGGAGATGGGTCATACCAGAG GTGTACCCACTATTGGGTGCCATGGCCATTGTGGGAGGTATGGTGGTCTTTTCGCTAGGAAGACATGTGACCATGAACCCTGACGTCAG aatctccAAAGAGGGTCGTAAGCAGGCAGTGCTGGACAACGCAGACGAAGGGGAGAGATATGCAGAGCATGGTTTGCGCAAGTTCCTTCGCACTCGTACCCCTGAAATCTTTCCTAAGCTCAACCGCTTCTTCTCTGATCCTGAGAAGAGCACGTGA